The DNA segment AATTTAAGCTTTACAAAGCCCCGAGTTTTTGATCAGCTACTGAAAAGGACCTTCTAGACAACGCCGTCAGTCCGAGCTCCGAGTGAATCTCCTCCATTTCCTCTACCTTCCGGAGTCTTTCTgtggttttgggttttttttataagattaatttgttGATTGTATGCCATGGGATCGTGTCTGGACTTGCATGGAAGTTTTGATTTTGTTGATGATACAATCGGCTGGCATTTGTAGATTGGCTTCCAAAATATGCTTCATTATAATGTCCCGAATGAAATAACGTTGATTGAAGATTTGATTTTACATCTCGTATAGTGGTCAAGCTCCGTCCTTGCCACCTTTTGGGTCGAGTGCCGTAGGAGATGAGTGTGGGGTGGGATTTCGTTTAGTTGGGATGGTATGGAAGACGAAGGAATGAGGAAGGGGGCAGTATTTGTGGGTCTGTGATCAAGTGTATGTACGTGTAGCTTAAAAACACTACACTGCTTACGTGGCGTACAACAGTAGGAGGGCTGCTTAACGAGGGAGAGTAGCCGGACCGCTCCCCagcttttctcttcattttaataggaatttgaagagaaaacaaaatgtatttatttatttatttttggtttggttATTACAATAGGTTTTGGTGAGATTTAGatggtgagttgagatgaaagttgaaagttgaataaaatatcgttagaatattattttttaatattattattgtttttaaatttgaaaaagttaaattgtttattatattttatgtaaatttttgaaaaatttataataattaaatgagatgagttaagatcaACTTTAAATCTAAACTAAGCTTGGTGTTAATTCATAtcaagtttttcaaatttgtgTTGAGTCAATGAGTGAGCCTTTTCTCTGatttgattaattatttatatatatatatatatatatatatatttatatatttgtcgAATTCATGTAGGATCAACTTTCTTCTTATCACTCTCAACACATTTTATAAACAAATTTCTAATCGAAGAAAGAATTTGAAGGTTATTAAAACAATAGGTagtaaaaattgaattaaaaaaaagtcatttAATTTTGAGACAAATCACATGAtcaactaattttatttttaaacccCAAAAAATACTGCAAATTTTCAATTTCCCTAATACAAGCAAGCTGGGAATTTAGTGAAAGATTTTCCATTAATTAAACAATTTCGCTACATGCAACTGAGGTGCGAAACCATAGGGGAATCGGCATACCAcgttacctaaaaaaaaaaaaaatgcgaaACATAACATAGATGAAAACGAGAAAGAGGAAGGAAAATTCAGATTTCAGAAAGTTTAGAAATCACGTGAGTCTGGGAAGAAAACCTCTACAATTTTGGGtctgaaagaaagaagagatcaCTACCGTCGTCGTCTTCGGGTTTTGAAGAGCTCTTCATCATCGTCTTCATGTGGGTGTCTTGTCCTTCTCTGCTCATCTTTATGTGAACAAGTGGTAGATCTTGTCTTGGGTCCTGCATTGAATACTGTAAACTTGTTAGATGGTACATGCATCATTCTTCCTTGCTCTGAAATCCATCTCTATGGCTTGAATTCTAAGTAATCTCCACCCCATATGCTTTCCATCCCTCCCATTGAGTAGAGAGAATAAAGTTTGGGAAACCGTCCAATTTTaatgtttcttctttttcatgaCTCCATGAGCCATACAAGCTACCAACAAGTCAAATTTGTTCTAGGTTTTATGTGTCAATTTCGAGTGGGAatgtagggcttatgtgggaaTGGGCTTTTGGCTTCAAAGGTCCTTCGTCGCAAATTTCTTGTGTTAGATTTCGAGTGGAAAAGGTGGAAGACGAAGAAGGGAAGATGGAAAGGAGGCTTGGAAATGGGGGTAAGAGGGATTTTGAGGGGGGAAGGTGGTAAACAGAGGGAAGATGgaaaaaaacttgaaatgaaatgaaaagggAAGACTGTGGAAAGATTAAACAAGATGGAAAAAATCTCTTTAGtgaaatgaaaagataaaaaggaagaaagatgAAAATGGTATCATTTACCTTTTACCACATAAAACACAGTTTCTCCTCGGTTCCCCTAGCCGGTTTCTGATAGAGTTTCTATTAATTAAACAAGCTGACCATATATGTAAATACTTTTGATATTTCGATGCTGCCATTTCgaaatgtccacttcaaaacTCGTTTTCTTTTTAGTCAAAGAGGCAACTATGCTGCTTCGTTTGGTTATATAGtttagatgaaataagatgttttattgaaaattaaacaaaatattattataatataattttttaataccaattttgttttaggatttaaaaaattaaattattttttatattttgtgcgtaaactttaaaaagttgtaatgattatatgagatgagatattttggttttgtataaccaaaccaaCCCTAATACCACTGGTggataagtaattattatttataattattagtaattatAAATACTTATTATGATTTCATGTAATGCCATTAAATTCTtttgaataaatatttgtttttaattatgtGTTGTACCATAAAACTTGAATGATATCACATCTTATAATAGGATAAAAATATCCCCCCTCTCTAAAATACCTTACAGTcttttaataatgttattaCTCATCCTAAATCTTGTCATTCTCAGTCACACAAaatgatatatcatattttaagtgatttcTTCTATCAATAACCTAAAATTTGCACCCAATTAAAATATGCCACATCACCAAATGTAACTGAGTATGCTATTACtctaaaataccttatagcTCTTTAGTAATCTTATTACTCATCCTAAAGTTTGTCATTCTGAGTCACAAAgtgatatatcatattttaagtCAGCTTTTTCTATCAATAACCTAAAATAAGACCCAGTTAAAATATGCCACATCACCAAATGTAATTGAGTATGATAAAAATTAGGATTGAAAAAACctattacttataattttttgatagaTAGTTAACAGGAGAAATAAATTAAGGTCCTGGTATATAAAGTAGACCTATTTGTTTATCATCATGGGagcatacattcatacatatatacatacatacatacatgcattcatacatacatacatacatacacacacacacacacacacacacacacacacatatatatatataagttaaaagAGTTATAATATGTACATGCACTATAATCCATCCtatttttcaattactaaatATTTAGGCTACCCACAAGATACGAGTCCCATCAATCCTCAAGGCAATGTTAACTgacatgataaataaaataaaataattaacaaggTGAGACAACACTAAAAAACTGTCTATGATACACCCTGTGCTGAATTTAGAAGATATAGACAGCTACAATGCATATATGGGTTAAAAGTATTGACCTTATATACTGCTGCCAAGGTTCATAAAAAGTTTCATACTATCAAGACTTCCATTCTATCACTTAAGATTCCATGTATTGCAAGGGTGGACGGCTTGTCTTTGTCTTCTCAAGACCTGCAAGTTGGAATAGTTTACATCCGGGTAAAAGAAGTCACAAGAAAGCCCAACCAGAAACAACATCATTATTATGACTTGAAGTAAACGTATCCACcaaattaattgaaaattttctgAGAACAGGTCGGTATCCTCAAAATTCATTTAAGAGGAGTCACTTTGATGCTTTTCTTCTATTCAATATCAGAGAACTAAAACATTGGACAAGATTAAGCAAAGCTCAATGCAGAGGACAATACCATAAGCCCCACGGATCTCCACCTCTCTCCATTCTTGGACAAGGGCACAGCAGCAACACATCAAATGCGAAAGAAAATCATCAATGGAGCCTCCCTGCGAAAGAGAGGAAATGAGGGTCATAGTTTGGAGAAACCAGAATACAATACAACAAGAAAGACTTGAGGAGGGGGGTTAACTTAGAATTACATATCTTGAATCCAACTCAACCTTGCCTAAACACATTACCTAATATTTTCTTGCAAAAGATTATAAGGAACAGGTATAACAGATTGGATGGTAGGTCTTCACCCAAAGATATTAATATTCCTCCCAAAGAATGTCATTCTTATATGGATGTACCTACGCTTCCCATATAAACCTACAGATCAAAATTTTCACAATAGCCAAAACTTCTAATCTTCAAAACTGTTTACGTTAGATGAGCACTGAAAGGTACATGTTCACGAAAACGATCCATCAATAGTGTTGGGTATATTTTCCTACAAGACCCAGGCCCAGATAAGGCCCACTGAAGAGGTAGTCAAGACTCAAAACAAGGGCATATTCTTAATGGCATGAGAAACACGTGGACCAAGGATTATGGATCCAATACCCCCATGATCTAGCAACTGCCAGGCACCACACTACCAATAACTACCCAGATATCCCTCAATACGAACCCACTTAGAGGAAACAGGTCAGTTACAAGAGAGACGTATAAAAGGGAACCCATGACAGGTAGGGCTTTTGGCCTTTTTTTGTTTACTCCCTCATTCAATCTACATTCTCAAGTAACAAACTTGATTGTTGGAGAATCCCCACCAGGAAACCTCAGGCAAAGGATATTAGATTATCTTGTGTGCAGGTTGTGAGCTTGGTGATCTGCTAGGTGACGTGCTGTATCAAATAAATGGCATCAAGGAATAGCAATTCTCATCCAAGGTAAGAGCAGCGCATTCCTCTCTCTGTACTATATAGCAAtgtataatttaactaaagATGCACAAAGCAATCCCACATTGAACTAAACAAATATCTGGCTAATTTAACTTTCAGCTACTTTTTGGCTACAGTATCCAACATATTGCTGGATACTGTAACTCAGCTAAATCCGttgtataatattttgttttagtttaaTACTTGTAGTTCAATAGTTCAGCGagaattaatattacaaaaaagatatattatttaatggtttagtgaaattttttgataattCAATGTGGAAGGTATGGGAACTAGATTACGTAAAAAAGTATGATGTCTTTTCTAGCTAAATTTTAAgcagaaaattacataattggatgccaatgctcttagcaTCAGAACGTTAGTCTTATAGAAGGTGATAATTATCAAAGGGGGTTGATGTGTCTGATACATAGTGTTGCCACAAGAAAAGTACCGATCATATAGTGGGAGAGGGATTACCGTAATGTTAAACATCTTGCGAAGCTTTCTTCTGACATTGCAAGTATAGCAACAGCATGACAATATCAACGAATATGCCATCAAATCATTGCATGCTTGCCCTGAAGCTGATGATCAGAAAaccaatatttttctttgtaagCTTCCAAATGCTACAAAAACTACAATCACTTCTATTTTCATCTTAATTTGTCTTCAATCACCGTGTCAAATATATTGTACAAGACCTTATATGATTTCATAATgcttcttaatttattattttcctttcgTTTACTTCAATTTGAACTCGTTAGATTGAGAGAAGGTTCATTCAATAATATCTCCCATAAAATCAACAATGTAGCAGGCTAGCAGTTGAAGATGTAAGAGGAAGTCAGGAAAGGATTTTAACACTGAACTCTAGTAACCTGAACAAATATTCagctaaaaaaaaatgatggaacCATTATTTCTGTCTGTTCTCCAAAGGAAAAAATGTGTTTGTGCCTCTACTTCCTAAAAATCATATCACCGCTGAACCAAAACAATGGCCTCATTGCTGCAATTGTAACAGAGTGGGGTCACGAATTTACCACTGGTCagcatcaataaatactacagTACGGTCCTGTTCCTTTCTAGGAAACACAGTTCAGATAAAATCACAATGCTAAACCAGTTTGACCCAAAATCTACCTATCCAAGTCCATGCTGGAGAAAGAAATGGCTGCTTTTTCCACCTGCAAGACTGAAAACTAAACCCAATATTTTAGACAAGCCCTATATATAACTAGCTTACTGAACCTCTATAACTCCATTCAGCTTAGAATCTACTACTATAGTGTAAGGATTGATAGAAACATGGAACACTTAGATGCAGAAGTATTGGGTATGGCCACTAATTCAAATTGATAGTCTTTATTACATTTACTTATAAGGTATGTAGACAAGACCTGATCAGAAAGGCCGAAGAAGTTGAGCTAACTTACATATATGCCTATTAGTTGCTACAGTAGCAATCTTTGAAAATGTCCCACAAGGAAAGAGAAGCGTCTTTATACCTGCAAAACAACTGGCACAGTTAGAATACAAAGAACATAAGAATACCAGGATGTGACAGTGTTACAATGCCAACCACGAGGCTGTCATATTATTTTCAGTTAAAttagcttatatatatacatatatgtaatcaagtattttattaaaaataaataaagcatagCGAAAGTACACAGAATGTGTATAAGAGGAGCACCTAATTAGAACTAGAaaaagatacaaggaaatcacgAAAATTCAGCCCATTAAAATCAATAGCAGATGCCCATATGAAGAGGCAAGTTTTAAGCTCTTCCATTTTCCACTTGTGATTCTCGAAATTCCTATCATTCATTTCCCTCCAAATGAACCATACCAGGCACAGCTGAAATTTGTGAGTTGCCATATAACCATCTCCAACTTACAAAGAGGTCTTCTATCCTTCTAGGCATAGGCCAAGGCGCCAAGCCAGCCCTAACTttaccaaaaatctcatcccacTAGGCTTTGGCAATCTCATAATAGTGTAAAAGAGGGTTTTCAGATTCCCTGCTTTTTCCTCATGTACAATACTAATCTATTAGAATGATAAATGACATTTCCTTACATTGTCTGCAATGAGGATCTTTCCCAAGGAGACCGTCCAAGTGCTCTTGGGAACGCTTTCCAAGGAAACAGGTTAGCATCCTGAGGTAGAAGGACTTgatagaattatcaaacaataaACTTCCTTTTCTTGGAAGCGTCCCAAAGAGTCTTCTCTGCACCTCCAAGAAAAAGCTACTAGAATATAAGAGCTTGAATTCTTTGAATCCCAATCGTAAGCCACTCTGAAGAAACTGACATTCCACCAAGCAGTGCTACTAGAGAACTCCGATAGATCAACCATCGGGGCCTCCTACACAAACAAGGGTGTATACCTCAATGAAGTTTTCCTTGAGGGactgtcatttttttttataagtaataagttatctcattgatataaagataggcatagcctaggtacactggaagtatacatgtgaatacacctaTTTAAGAACTATAAACaattacaaggaaatcatggaagctgagaccattCAAATCTAAAGaaatggcccacaaaaacaaagtCTTCTAGAAGAAACTCCAAAACTCATTCAAGGAATGCTCATTATCCTCAAAAAGcctctcatttctttcacaCCATATACACCAAATTATACATAAAGGAGCCATTTTCCACACGTCTGCAATCTGAAGTGTCCCAGTGATCCCTCTCCAGCTGGCTAACAGTTCAACCACTTTGCCCGGCATTACCCATGCTATTCTCATTCTGCTGAAAAAGTAGTTCCAAATATCTTGAGTAAAATCACAATGTCAAAGTAGATGGTCTGCCGTTTCACCACTATTTTTGCACAAACAACACCAATCCGTGATTATAAGGTCACGTCGTCTAAGATTATCTATGGTCAAAATCTTCCCTAGAGCTGCTATCCAGACAAAAAATGCATCATTGGTTGGTGCTTTACTCCTCCAGATGTTCTTCCAAGGGAAGTTGTGCCTTTGTTGTATGGTAATAGAGTCATAAAATGAGCGTACCGAAAACTTCCCTTTCCTAGAGGGTCTCCATTCTATCAAGTCTTCAGTTGTGGCAACAATAGGAGTGTTTTACGGCAAGTTCAAAAACTCCACCAAAACAGTCACTTCCCAGTTATGGGCATCCCTAGTGAAACTAATGTTCCGCTCCTGGGAACCTTGATTGATTACCTGCAAATCAGCCACCTTAGCTTCTTTTTCCCTTGCAATACTGAAAATCGTGGGATAAACTTCCTTCAAGGCCATGTCTCCCACCCACACATCCTTCCAAAAGTTGATCCTACTACCATCCACCACACACAATCGAGTATTACTAACAAAGGAGCACTAGCCTTTCCGTATATACTTCCATAGCCCCACTCCATAAGCCCCCCTGCCCTCTTTAGAACACCAGCCCCCCGTTCACTACCATACTTCGTGTCAATCACCCCTTTCCATAATGCCCCCTTCTCAAAGTTATAacgccacaaccatttacctAATAGAGCCTTATTGAAATCCCTCACATTACGAACCCCCAAACCACCCTCTCTCAAAGGAAAGCAAACCTCGTCCCACCCCACTGAGTGGAATTTAAACTCATCACCTATTCCATTCTACAAAAAATCACGctgaattttcttcattctcaaTGCAATGCTAGTGGGGGAGgggaaataaagaaagatagtATGTTGGAAGGTTTGATAAAGTGCTCTTGATAAGTGTGATCTGCCCCCCTTTAGATAAATACAACCTTTTCCACCCAGCTAGCCTCCGCTCAAATTTTTCCAGCACCACCTCCCAAATTGACTTAGCTTTGAAAGGAGCCTCCAACGGAAGACCAATGTACTTCAAAGGTAATGAAGAAACCACACAACCCAAAATGTTAGCGAACCCCCTAATATTGTTTACATCACCAACCGCGACCATCTCCGTCTGAGTAAGGTTAATCTTCAACCCGGATactgcttcaaaacaaagtaagaTGGCTttcaaagattggatatgccctgcatttgcctcacaaaatagaaagctgtcatctgcaaacaaaagCTGAGAAATAATGGTAGAGCTATGGATATCTCCCACAGAGaaacttgagaaaaattcaccCTCTATTGCAGCCGACACCATTCTACTTAGTGCCTCCATTACTAGAACAAACAAGAGGGGTGATAATGAATCACCTTGGCGTAGTCCTCTTGAACTTTTAGAAAAGCCCACTGGATCTCCATTTACCAAAACCGAGAAACGAGCCGTTGACACACAGTGCCTCATCCATTTCCTCCATCTTTCCCCAAAACAACATCTCCCTACCATATATATCAGAAAATCacaattaacatgatcatatgccttctccatatctagtTTGCAAATAATACCTGGAGCTTCCGACTTGATCCTACTATCCAAGCATTCATTAGCTATAAGGACCGAGTCCAAAATTTTTCTCCCTTTCACAAAGGAATTTTGTGACTTAGAAATAATCTTCATCAAGACCGTGCTCATCCTATTGGCAAGAACTTTTGAAAGCATCTTATACACACTGACAAGACTAATCAGCCTGTAATCTTGGACCTCTATTGCACCAACCTTTTTAGGGACTATAGCAATAAAAGTAGCATTtaaacttttctcaaatttgccATAACTGAAAAATTCCTGAAAAACCAGAAATACATCCTCCCTCACCACTTCTCAACAAGTCTGGAAAAAAGCCATAATGAAGCCATCCGGCCTTGGAGCtttatccttattcattttccaGAGAACTTGATGTACCTTTTCCGCTTCaaatggtctctccaaccaagccACACTATTTTGATCAATAGCCTCAAAGACTAACCCATCAATAGTAGGCCTCCATGCATGAGGTTCCGACAACAAATGTTCAAAATGGCCAGCCATGTGCTCCTTTATCACAACTTGGTCGGAGGAAGCACCACCATCTATGTTCATGGACTCAATGGAATTAAACCACCTATGTGCATTAGCGACTTGGTGAAAAAACTTTGTGCATTTATCCCCCTCCCAAAGCCACAAAGCCCTGACTTTTGCCTCCATGAGATCTCCTCCATAAGGGTCAATCGTTCAAGTTCAGAAACTACTTGATCTTTTTGGTTGTTCTCATCCCCTACACCCTCCAAGCTTTGTAGTTCTTGAAATAAGCTCTTCTTCTGTGACGTTACATCTCCAAGTACCTGTTCATTCCGTATCTTCAAATCCTTCTTCAAAGCTTTCAGCTTGTAGGCCAATATGTTGCTTGGATTGCCCTCAAATAAGTATGAATTCCACCATTGTCTAATCAAGTCCACAAACCCATCCGCTTTTAACCACTTATTCTCAAACTTGAACGGCCTTCTACCCCCTTGAATACCACCACAATCTAACATTACAGGAAAGTGATCAAAGCATATCCTCGAGAGCCTTTTCTGGCTTAAATTTGGGTCATGTAGCTTCCATGAGGGAGAAATGAGAAATCTGTCCAATCTTGACCACGTCAGGTTATTAGACCAAGTAAATTCACCTCCCATTAAATGTATGTCCATCAAACCtaactcaaaaattaaatttgagaaatcCACCATAGCTTGATTTTGTCGTCTCTCCCCTGATCTTTCGCTAGAAAATCTTATCACATTAAAATTCCCGCCAATACACCAAGGAGCCTCCCACCAAGCACTTAGGCCAGCTAgctcatcccaaagcaaccACCTCTCACCATCCAAGTTAGGACCATATACCCCAGCAAGAGCCCATAAGAAACCATcatctatatttttaaaaagacacCCCACCGAGTATTCTCCCACAAACTCGTCAATGTTCCCCACCACCCTCTTATCCCACAACCAAAACTCCACTTGAGGCCCCTTTCGAAGGTAAGTATGTCCAATCTACACATTGACAACTCCATACACTCCGAATAATTCTTCTATTAATAATCTTAAATTTTGTCTCCTGCAAACAAATGATATCCACCTTCCATTGCCTCAATAAGGCTCTTATTCGAAGGCGTTTATTAATCTCGTTCAGCCCCCGAACATTCCAACTCATaatttttggcttcatttaACAACTGTTCCAGCCCTCCCCTTATTTCTACCATGACTTGCACTCCCCTCCTTTCCATCATAATTAATGGACCACGTCAACCTCTTCAACTCCCTATTTTTTTTAGACCCTGCACCATGTTGTCCTGCCTCAATAGCTATAGTCAATGCCTTAAACTGATCTTCGTAGCCCTCACACGAAATCCCCAAACAACTCTGCAATTCTTCTACCTTTTTCAATACCCAATCCGAAGAAACAATAGGAGGGATCATACTTATAGGGGTAGGATCCTCTCCTGCTGACTCCTCCCCCTCGTTTGAGTAATTACAGGGGTCATAAAGCATCAACTGGCCTTCCCTATCAGACTCCCCCTTACCCGATGAGCCCCCACTCTGCAGAACAGCTAGAGGATCAACTCGTACTCCCTCCAAGGACTCACTGTGTGCCATAAAAGCATCACACCACCTTAACTGAGCCTGACCCAATTGAGAGACTGTCGTTACACCATAAATCATGCCAAATTCTAATCTTAGAACCATCACCTGTCAAAAGCCTAGTATGACTAGAAAAAAGGCACCATCCTCTTCTGATATCTTTCCACAACCCCAACCCGTGCGACACATAGACGTCATTTGAACATCATTCACCCTAAGCACAACCAGCTTAAGaatcttgaagaaaaaaatatattttgaagtacTCAAGTAGTTGCATCTAACATGCTCATGTTGTGAGCCACACTGAGAAATAAAAGTGGGAATCAATATACCACAAAATATGCTAGAACAAAGGAGAAACTAGAAATTTAGAGCAGAATATCCATACCATAAGTGCATGGACTGATAAACACAACTCAATGCAAACGAATTTTAATTCCAATCAAATTTTGACAGCATAAGCACGTGGATTGATAAACACAAAAGTTTATACAGtcacacaaataaaaaataactttccAGATCACTACAATCTAATTGACAATATATTCACACTGTGAGAGAACATACATAGACAAGGTTCAGAACAGCAACCAAGTAGATCAGTATGCCATTCTTCATGTCGAAGTGAACCTCTAGTTGAGAGCAGATCATGGCCTGATGAAACTGAAGACGTGTTTCTGTACAGAGATATATGGCCAGAAGCACCAATATAAGCATGAAAAAGATCTTCTTAGAAAGTCTAGTCTAGCTTAAAAACATAATGTAAGATAGGGAAAAATAAAGTAACAAAAATTCACTCGAATTGTTTCTCATGGATCTGAAGATCATGTAACttgagattagtataactacTTAAATCTTTTATCATACTGATACAGCATTGGAAATACAATTTCATTTATTCTAACTACATTAACATATATTAAGTTTAAACATGAAGAAAACTAACCTTGAAGTTTTAAGAGTATCACTTCTCTTACGATAGCCTTCATCAGATGAATGCTCATTGTCACTATTGGTATCTGAATAATTCTGTTCCACTTTCTTGTGACCTTTTTCAGGCAAATTTTTCTCCGGAAGGGCATTGGTAGATGCAGTTTCCGTGACATCTATCAGATGTTGAATTACTTCACATTGGCTTACATCCAAGTGAGCTTGTGATCTTTGTAGTTCAAGTTGAAGCTTTTCATTTTCCCTTCTAAGTGCTTCATTGAAAGGCAAGTTTGGGTAGGAACAAGAAAGAGTTTTCTTCAACACCATAGCATCATTAGTTGAGGGATCTGGGTTCAGTATCACATCCTGCACCATTCTGTCCTCTTCGTCCAATGTGTATTCTCGCTCATCCTTTTCAATATCTTCAAGTCTCTCCTGAGGATTAGAGAAAAGTACATATAAGCCCAATCAAGCTACACAAACTTCCTAGGGAATTGCAGCACAAGCAGGTTGATTAAATTGGGCAAGCTCCACATGTATATAGAAAAGAGAGCAAATTCTTATAAAGTTGGAGGTAAATCAAGATTCATATGTACTTTCTATGAAGATATGTAACCTGTAACTGCAGCTGAACATTTCAAGGCATGAGACTTCAGTACAATCAATGGGTAGTTCAGCTTAATATGGCATAGGGGCCCAAAAAGTGAGATCATCTAATTACTAAAGGTTTTTACCCATTGACCATTGCTACAACTTCATATCAATCCAAACCAACAAAGATGAACCTTTCAGAGGGAGGATGCAAGGCCAATAAGTATTTCATAGACTTTGCAAGCCATTCCCACTTGGTGTATCACTTACCACCCAGCTACTGATGCATCTATGGACATCTCATTCTTGCAGATCATCAACAATGCCGAACAAGGAACCGCAACCTATGTTTCAGGTGTGGCAGCCTTATAAACTCATTGTAAAAACTTAATTCAGTACTTCAATAGGCCAGCCACTGGCACTCAAACCAATTCAGTACTCCAATATGCCAGCTGCTaacactcaaataaattcagTTCTCCAATTCGCCTAGGTTCAGACGCCCATAGCAAGCCTCGAGAACCAAA comes from the Carya illinoinensis cultivar Pawnee chromosome 8, C.illinoinensisPawnee_v1, whole genome shotgun sequence genome and includes:
- the LOC122274775 gene encoding protein MID1-COMPLEMENTING ACTIVITY 1-like isoform X1, whose translation is MSSWDHLGELATVAQLTGLDAVKLIGLIGKAANTARLHKRNCRQFAQHLKLIGNLLEQLKISELKKYPETREPLEQLEDALRRSYILVNSCQDRSYLYLLAMGWNIVYQFRKAQNEIDRYLRLVPLITLVDNARVRERLEDIEKDEREYTLDEEDRMVQDVILNPDPSTNDAMVLKKTLSCSYPNLPFNEALRRENEKLQLELQRSQAHLDVSQCEVIQHLIDVTETASTNALPEKNLPEKGHKKVEQNYSDTNSDNEHSSDEGYRKRSDTLKTSRNTSSVSSGHDLLSTRGSLRHEEWHTDLLGCCSEPCLCIKTLLFPCGTFSKIATVATNRHISSGQACNDLMAYSLILSCCCYTCNVRRKLRKMFNITGGSIDDFLSHLMCCCCALVQEWREVEIRGAYGLEKTKTSRPPLQYMES
- the LOC122274775 gene encoding cell number regulator 13-like isoform X2; the protein is MSSWDHLGELATVAQLTGLDAVKLIGLIGKAANTARLHKRNCRQFAQHLKLIGNLLEQLKISELKKYPETREPLEQLEDALRRSYILVNSCQDRSYLYLLAMGWNIVYQFRKAQNEIDRYLRLVPLITLVDNARVRERLEDIEKDEREYTLDEEDRMVQDVILNPDPSTNDAMVLKKTLSCSYPNLPFNEALRRENEKLQLELQRSQAHLDVSQCEVIQHLIDVTETASTNALPEKNLPEKGHKKVEQNYSDTNSDNEHSSDEGYRKRSDTLKTSRNTSSVSSGHDLLSTRGSLRHEEWHTDLLGCCSEPCL